In one Agrobacterium tumefaciens genomic region, the following are encoded:
- a CDS encoding ABC transporter ATP-binding protein: MISLSDIQVVFGRGTPLQKQALAKIDLTIETGSFVTVIGSNGAGKSTLLGVLAGDVLPTAGKVTIGGADVTRKPTASRAGRVARVFQDPLAGSCGALTIEENLALAASRGQRRGLLPALGRGRRDFFKERIASLNLGLENRLKDRMDLLSGGQRQAVSLVMATLSGSDVLLLDEHTAALDPGMAEFVMELTRKVVSERKLTTLMVTHSMRQALDYGDRTIMLHAGEIVLDVSGESRKGLEVEDLIDMFRKIRGQTLDDDELLIG, translated from the coding sequence GTGATTTCCCTTTCCGATATCCAGGTCGTCTTCGGGCGCGGCACGCCGCTGCAAAAGCAGGCGCTGGCCAAGATCGATCTTACCATTGAGACCGGTTCTTTCGTGACCGTCATCGGCTCGAACGGGGCTGGAAAATCCACGCTTCTCGGCGTTCTGGCCGGTGATGTCCTGCCGACGGCCGGAAAGGTGACGATCGGCGGCGCTGATGTCACCCGCAAGCCGACCGCGAGCCGGGCTGGACGCGTGGCGCGCGTGTTTCAGGACCCGCTGGCGGGCAGCTGCGGCGCGCTGACCATCGAGGAAAATCTGGCGCTTGCGGCATCACGCGGACAGCGCCGCGGTTTGTTGCCGGCGCTTGGGCGTGGCAGACGGGATTTCTTCAAGGAGCGGATCGCTTCGCTCAATCTCGGCCTGGAAAATCGCCTGAAGGACCGTATGGACCTGTTGTCCGGGGGACAAAGACAGGCGGTCTCGCTTGTCATGGCGACGCTTTCAGGCTCGGATGTGCTGCTGCTGGATGAACATACGGCAGCGCTCGACCCTGGTATGGCGGAGTTCGTGATGGAACTGACCCGCAAGGTGGTCTCCGAGCGCAAGCTGACAACGCTGATGGTCACCCACTCCATGCGCCAGGCGCTGGATTATGGTGACCGCACCATCATGCTGCATGCCGGTGAAATCGTGCTCGACGTATCCGGTGAAAGCCGCAAGGGTCTCGAGGTCGAGGATCTGATCGACATGTTCCGCAAGATACGCGGCCAGACGCTCGACGATGACGAATTGCTGATCGGCTGA
- a CDS encoding DUF1232 domain-containing protein, with amino-acid sequence MDDVKIGEILLPGENDRQEERESVVRAKFWPKLKRVMTKVPFARDAAAAYYCAIDRDTPLRAKGIILAALAYFIMPMDAVPDVLAVIGFTDDIAVITAALAMIRAHIKMEHYDAADAMLKRQQEAG; translated from the coding sequence ATGGATGATGTGAAAATCGGTGAAATTCTTCTGCCCGGCGAAAACGACAGGCAGGAAGAGCGCGAGAGCGTCGTGCGTGCCAAATTCTGGCCGAAGCTGAAGCGCGTGATGACGAAGGTGCCGTTTGCGCGCGACGCGGCGGCTGCCTATTATTGCGCGATCGACCGCGACACGCCGCTGCGCGCCAAGGGCATCATTCTCGCTGCTCTCGCCTATTTCATCATGCCAATGGATGCCGTGCCGGATGTGCTGGCGGTCATCGGTTTTACCGACGACATCGCGGTTATCACCGCCGCCCTTGCCATGATCCGCGCCCATATCAAGATGGAACATTACGACGCCGCGGACGCCATGCTGAAAAGACAGCAGGAAGCCGGGTAA
- the rlmN gene encoding 23S rRNA (adenine(2503)-C(2))-methyltransferase RlmN, translating to MQAPAGLAVKTPLIANSDLMSGKPSLIGLTREDMGEALAEIGVPQKQVKMRVSQLWNWLYVRGVSDFDNMTNVAKELREKLKAAFTIARPEIVEEQISNDGTRKWLMRFPPRGAGRPVEIETVYIPEEGRGTLCISSQVGCSLTCSFCHTGTQRLVRNLTAEEILAQLLLARDRLGDFPDGSTPVGAYVPSEGRKVSNIVMMGMGEPLYNFEHVKTALLIATDGDGLSLSKRRVTLSTSGVVPEIFRTGDEIGVMLAISLHAVRDELRDMLVPINKKYPLKELIEACRKYPGLSNARRITFEYVMLKDVNDSLEDAKMLVQLLKGVPAKINLIPFNPWPGTNYQCSDWAQIEKFADFINQAGYASPIRTPRGRDILAACGQLKSESERMRKTERLAFEAMMIANHGADD from the coding sequence ATGCAAGCCCCTGCCGGCCTGGCAGTCAAAACCCCGCTGATCGCCAATAGCGATCTCATGTCCGGCAAGCCGTCGCTGATCGGCCTGACGCGTGAGGACATGGGCGAGGCGCTGGCCGAAATCGGCGTGCCGCAGAAGCAGGTGAAGATGCGCGTCAGCCAGTTGTGGAACTGGCTTTATGTGCGCGGCGTCTCGGATTTCGACAATATGACCAATGTCGCCAAGGAGCTTCGCGAGAAGCTGAAGGCGGCCTTCACCATCGCCCGCCCGGAAATCGTCGAAGAGCAGATTTCCAATGACGGTACCCGCAAATGGCTGATGCGTTTCCCGCCGCGCGGTGCGGGACGTCCCGTCGAGATCGAGACTGTCTATATTCCCGAAGAGGGTCGCGGCACGCTGTGCATTTCGAGCCAGGTGGGCTGTTCGCTGACCTGTTCCTTCTGTCACACCGGCACGCAGCGCCTGGTGCGAAACCTGACGGCCGAGGAAATCCTCGCCCAGCTTCTGCTCGCCCGCGACCGTCTCGGCGATTTTCCCGATGGGTCGACACCGGTTGGCGCCTATGTGCCAAGCGAAGGCCGCAAGGTCTCCAACATCGTGATGATGGGCATGGGCGAACCGCTCTATAATTTCGAGCATGTGAAGACGGCCCTGCTGATTGCGACCGACGGCGACGGCCTGTCGCTCTCCAAGCGCCGGGTCACGCTCTCCACCTCCGGCGTTGTGCCGGAAATCTTCCGCACCGGGGATGAGATCGGCGTGATGCTGGCGATTTCGCTGCATGCGGTGCGTGATGAGCTGCGCGACATGCTGGTGCCGATCAACAAGAAATATCCGCTGAAGGAGTTGATCGAAGCCTGCCGCAAATATCCCGGCCTCTCCAATGCCCGCCGCATCACCTTCGAATATGTGATGCTGAAGGATGTGAATGACAGCCTGGAAGACGCCAAGATGCTGGTTCAGCTTTTGAAGGGCGTTCCGGCCAAGATCAACCTCATTCCGTTCAATCCATGGCCGGGCACGAATTACCAGTGTTCCGACTGGGCGCAGATCGAGAAGTTCGCCGATTTCATCAATCAGGCGGGTTATGCCTCGCCGATCCGAACGCCGCGCGGCCGCGACATTCTTGCCGCCTGCGGTCAGCTGAAGTCGGAATCGGAGCGCATGCGCAAGACGGAGCGGCTGGCTTTCGAGGCGATGATGATCGCCAACCACGGCGCTGACGACTGA
- a CDS encoding ABC transporter permease, protein MRAFILALAAASALVLPAKAENVTVAVTAIVEHPALDAARDGVKAALAEAGYKEGENLKFLYESAQGNPGTAAQIARQFVGDAPDVIVPISTPSAQAVVAATRDIPVVFTAVSDPVGAQLVKSMEKPGRNVTGLSDMLPVGEHLALIKEISPNAKSIGFIYNSAEANSASTLALLKAEAEKAGLKIVESVATKSAEVQGATRALVGKADVIYVPTDNTIVSAFEAAAGVAAEAKIPLYAADTDSVARGAVAALGFNYFDVGKQTGAVVVRILKGEKPGDIPATVAVGTDLVINKKAAEKAGVTFPESVTKRATKVID, encoded by the coding sequence ATGCGCGCATTTATTCTGGCGCTCGCAGCCGCGAGCGCCCTCGTTCTGCCGGCCAAGGCTGAAAACGTCACCGTTGCCGTCACCGCCATTGTCGAACATCCGGCGCTTGACGCCGCCCGTGATGGCGTCAAGGCAGCCCTTGCGGAAGCCGGTTACAAGGAAGGCGAGAACCTCAAGTTCCTCTACGAGTCCGCGCAGGGCAACCCCGGCACCGCAGCGCAGATCGCGCGCCAGTTCGTGGGCGATGCGCCTGATGTCATCGTGCCGATCTCCACGCCGTCGGCACAGGCCGTCGTTGCGGCGACGCGCGATATTCCGGTCGTTTTCACGGCCGTTTCCGATCCGGTCGGTGCACAGCTCGTCAAGAGCATGGAAAAGCCCGGCCGCAATGTGACCGGCCTTTCCGACATGCTGCCGGTTGGCGAGCATCTGGCGCTCATCAAGGAAATTTCGCCGAACGCGAAGTCCATCGGCTTCATCTACAACTCGGCCGAGGCCAACTCCGCTTCCACTCTCGCACTGCTGAAGGCTGAAGCCGAAAAGGCCGGCTTGAAGATCGTCGAATCCGTCGCCACCAAGTCCGCTGAAGTTCAGGGCGCAACACGCGCGCTGGTCGGCAAGGCCGACGTGATCTACGTTCCGACCGACAACACCATCGTTTCCGCTTTTGAGGCGGCAGCAGGCGTTGCAGCGGAAGCCAAGATCCCGCTTTATGCCGCCGATACGGATTCCGTCGCGCGCGGTGCGGTTGCTGCCCTCGGCTTCAACTATTTCGACGTTGGCAAGCAGACCGGCGCCGTGGTTGTCCGCATCCTCAAGGGTGAAAAGCCGGGCGATATTCCGGCCACCGTTGCTGTCGGTACTGATCTGGTGATCAACAAGAAGGCCGCTGAAAAAGCAGGCGTCACCTTCCCGGAAAGCGTGACCAAGCGCGCCACCAAGGTCATCGACTAA
- a CDS encoding 4a-hydroxytetrahydrobiopterin dehydratase, translating to MKYPRLEQDAIRQELLKLEGWSLREDGAAIVRSFKFSSFAEAFGFMAESALVAEKLNHHPEWSNVYSRVKVCLTTHDSQGVTEQDFLLAGAMQKAAAGRGN from the coding sequence ATGAAATATCCCAGACTTGAGCAGGACGCCATCCGGCAGGAGCTCTTAAAACTTGAAGGCTGGTCGTTGCGGGAAGATGGCGCGGCGATCGTCAGATCTTTCAAGTTTTCGAGTTTTGCGGAGGCTTTCGGTTTCATGGCGGAGTCCGCTCTTGTGGCGGAAAAGCTCAACCACCACCCGGAATGGTCCAATGTCTACTCGCGAGTGAAGGTCTGCCTCACCACGCATGATTCGCAGGGCGTGACCGAGCAGGATTTTCTTCTGGCCGGTGCCATGCAGAAGGCTGCCGCCGGCCGGGGGAATTGA
- a CDS encoding ABC transporter ATP-binding protein, translating into MTKSIIELKKADLTLGNAAASVHVLKNIDLAIGEGEAVGIVGPSGSGKSTLLMVLAGLERLDSGEIVIANTALHKLGEDALADFRGKNIGIVFQSFHLIANMTALENVAVPLELANVPNPFEIAKRELVAVGLGERLNHYPGQLSGGEQQRVAIARALAPSPAVLIADEPTGNLDTDTGKQIADLLFTKQAERGMTMVLVTHDPSLAARCSRQIKVRSGEIEGDSAKAQMARAVSA; encoded by the coding sequence GTGACGAAAAGCATCATAGAGCTGAAGAAAGCCGACCTCACGCTCGGCAACGCCGCCGCCTCCGTTCACGTTCTCAAGAACATCGATCTTGCCATCGGTGAAGGCGAGGCGGTTGGCATTGTCGGCCCGTCCGGCTCGGGAAAATCGACCCTTCTGATGGTGCTTGCCGGGCTTGAGAGGCTTGATAGCGGTGAGATCGTCATCGCGAACACGGCGTTGCACAAGCTCGGCGAAGATGCGCTCGCGGATTTCCGCGGCAAGAATATCGGCATCGTTTTCCAGTCCTTCCATCTCATCGCAAACATGACGGCGCTGGAAAACGTCGCCGTCCCGCTGGAACTGGCCAATGTTCCGAACCCCTTCGAAATCGCCAAACGCGAACTTGTCGCCGTTGGTCTCGGGGAACGCCTCAACCACTATCCCGGTCAACTCTCCGGCGGCGAGCAGCAGCGTGTCGCCATCGCCCGCGCGCTGGCCCCCTCACCCGCCGTGTTGATCGCCGATGAACCGACGGGCAATCTCGATACCGATACCGGCAAGCAGATCGCCGATCTTCTTTTTACAAAACAGGCCGAACGCGGCATGACCATGGTCCTTGTCACCCATGACCCCTCGCTGGCTGCCCGCTGCTCACGGCAGATCAAGGTGCGCTCCGGCGAAATAGAGGGCGACAGCGCCAAGGCCCAGATGGCGCGGGCGGTCTCGGCATGA
- a CDS encoding low molecular weight phosphotyrosine protein phosphatase, giving the protein MKRTSVLFVCMGNICRSPLAEGVFAHLAELKGVADQLTVDSAGTGGWHAGNAPDRRSVAVARKHGIDISRQRARQVSQADFETFDLILAMDTSNLAKLLQKAPENRKHKIHLFLDYASGRRDSVPDPYFGGEDGFLSVYNMLLAGCSSLLEKMELDRAS; this is encoded by the coding sequence ATGAAACGCACATCCGTTCTGTTTGTTTGCATGGGCAACATCTGCCGTTCACCCCTCGCCGAAGGCGTTTTTGCCCATCTTGCCGAACTGAAAGGTGTCGCAGACCAGCTCACCGTCGATTCCGCCGGAACGGGCGGCTGGCACGCGGGCAACGCCCCGGACCGCAGATCGGTTGCGGTGGCCCGCAAGCATGGCATCGATATTTCCCGGCAACGGGCAAGGCAGGTCAGTCAGGCCGATTTCGAAACCTTCGATCTGATCCTTGCCATGGATACGAGCAACCTGGCGAAGCTGCTCCAAAAGGCGCCGGAAAACCGCAAGCACAAAATCCACCTTTTTCTGGACTATGCGTCGGGACGCCGCGATAGCGTCCCCGATCCATATTTCGGCGGTGAAGACGGCTTTCTGAGCGTCTACAACATGCTTTTGGCGGGATGCAGCTCGTTGCTCGAAAAGATGGAGCTGGATCGCGCCTCGTGA
- a CDS encoding arylesterase produces MRFKAALFHFIVIFAAAFSASVATAQERTLQLVGLGDSLMAGYQLPPTDSYTAQLEAALKARGMNVTVTNAGVSGDTSSGGLARAEWSVPDGTDGVILELGANDALRGIAPEQTEKNLDAIISGFQKRNIAVLLVGIMAPPNMGEDYAKRFNPLYPQLAEKYNLPLYPFFLDGVVTDDKLKLDDKMHPNTQGVAMMVEKSLPAVESFIKTIGAQKK; encoded by the coding sequence ATGAGATTTAAAGCCGCCCTGTTTCACTTCATCGTCATTTTTGCAGCCGCCTTTTCTGCCTCCGTGGCCACGGCTCAGGAGCGGACATTGCAACTGGTCGGCCTCGGCGACAGCCTCATGGCCGGGTATCAGCTGCCCCCCACCGACAGCTACACCGCACAGCTTGAGGCTGCATTAAAAGCCAGGGGCATGAATGTCACCGTTACCAATGCCGGTGTGTCCGGAGATACCTCTTCCGGCGGTCTGGCGCGGGCGGAATGGTCTGTTCCTGATGGTACGGACGGGGTCATTCTGGAGCTCGGCGCCAATGATGCTTTGCGTGGTATTGCGCCGGAACAGACGGAAAAGAACCTCGACGCCATTATTTCCGGTTTTCAGAAACGCAATATAGCCGTCTTGCTGGTCGGCATTATGGCGCCGCCGAATATGGGCGAAGATTATGCCAAGCGCTTCAATCCGCTCTATCCTCAGCTTGCGGAAAAATACAACCTGCCGCTTTATCCCTTCTTTCTGGATGGCGTGGTGACAGATGACAAGCTGAAGCTGGATGACAAGATGCACCCCAATACGCAAGGAGTTGCCATGATGGTCGAGAAATCTTTGCCGGCTGTTGAAAGCTTCATCAAGACAATCGGTGCGCAAAAAAAATAA
- a CDS encoding ABC transporter permease — protein sequence MSQIAFWGAVELGLVFAFVAIGVYLAFRVLDFPDLTVDGSFPLGAAVAAVLIIYGLNAWVATAIAMVAGAAAGIVTATLNVRFKILNLLASILTMIALFSVNLRVMGKPNVALLNQDTMISPFYGLGLSEYLVRPLFVGALVVIAVILVWRFLESDAGLAMRATGANARMARAQGVKTGNQIYLGMALSNALVALGGALFAQTNGFADVTSGVGTIVVGLAAVIIGETLFGARGILIALIGCVFGSIAYRLAIQLALSSDVLGLKASDLNFVTAVLVAIALILPRLRRGGATS from the coding sequence GTGAGCCAAATCGCCTTCTGGGGTGCCGTGGAGCTGGGACTGGTCTTCGCTTTCGTGGCGATCGGCGTCTATCTCGCTTTCCGCGTGCTTGATTTTCCTGATCTGACCGTTGACGGTTCGTTTCCGCTCGGCGCTGCCGTGGCGGCCGTGCTGATCATTTACGGTCTCAATGCCTGGGTCGCGACGGCGATTGCGATGGTTGCGGGTGCAGCCGCCGGCATCGTTACGGCCACGCTGAACGTCCGCTTCAAGATACTCAACCTGCTTGCGTCGATCCTAACGATGATCGCGTTGTTTTCGGTCAATCTCCGTGTGATGGGGAAACCGAATGTGGCGCTGCTTAATCAGGATACGATGATCTCGCCATTTTATGGTCTTGGCCTTTCCGAATATCTCGTGCGGCCGCTCTTTGTCGGCGCGCTGGTGGTGATTGCGGTCATTCTGGTCTGGCGTTTCCTTGAAAGCGATGCTGGACTTGCCATGCGGGCGACGGGCGCCAATGCGCGCATGGCGCGGGCGCAGGGTGTGAAGACCGGCAACCAGATCTATCTCGGCATGGCGCTTTCCAATGCGCTGGTCGCTCTCGGCGGCGCGCTGTTTGCGCAGACCAACGGTTTTGCGGATGTGACCTCGGGTGTCGGCACCATCGTCGTCGGGCTTGCGGCCGTCATCATTGGTGAGACGCTGTTCGGCGCACGGGGCATTCTGATTGCGCTGATCGGCTGTGTTTTCGGCTCCATCGCCTATCGCCTTGCCATCCAGCTCGCTTTGTCGAGTGATGTGCTGGGTCTCAAGGCATCCGATCTTAATTTCGTAACGGCGGTATTGGTGGCCATCGCATTGATCCTGCCCCGACTGCGCCGCGGGGGAGCAACATCGTGA
- the thpR gene encoding RNA 2',3'-cyclic phosphodiesterase: MPRLFTALEIPRNAAMSLSLLRGGLPGARWIDVENYHITLRFIGDIDGRTADEVVDRLDRIERPEFQLNLTGMGSFGSKKPHSIWAGVSPSPEMHALQAEVERICQRIGLPPDPRKFMPHVTLARLRSSRLDDVVHYLSGRGNFRTSPFTVGRFVLMSSKESVGGGPYIVEEAFPLHEARSSSIFSSNELHPAKSML, translated from the coding sequence ATGCCGAGACTGTTTACCGCCCTCGAAATTCCGCGCAATGCGGCTATGAGCCTCTCATTGTTGCGCGGTGGTCTGCCGGGAGCCCGGTGGATCGATGTGGAGAATTATCACATAACCCTGCGTTTTATCGGTGATATCGACGGACGGACCGCCGATGAGGTCGTTGACCGGCTGGATCGGATCGAAAGGCCGGAATTCCAGCTCAATCTCACCGGCATGGGTTCCTTCGGTTCCAAGAAACCGCATTCCATCTGGGCAGGGGTTTCCCCCTCACCGGAAATGCATGCGCTGCAGGCCGAGGTCGAGAGAATTTGTCAGAGGATCGGTCTCCCGCCCGATCCGCGCAAATTCATGCCGCATGTGACGCTGGCGCGACTGCGCTCCTCGCGTCTGGACGATGTGGTGCATTATCTTTCCGGACGCGGCAACTTCCGCACCTCGCCCTTCACGGTCGGCCGTTTCGTGCTGATGTCGTCGAAGGAATCGGTGGGCGGTGGACCTTACATCGTCGAAGAGGCCTTCCCGCTTCACGAGGCGCGATCCAGCTCCATCTTTTCGAGCAACGAGCTGCATCCCGCCAAAAGCATGTTGTAG